One window from the genome of Streptomyces sp. NBC_00287 encodes:
- a CDS encoding HAD family hydrolase, whose translation MSNLGGISIIFDLDGTLVDSEPNYYEAGRQTLAEHGVPDFSWAEHESYVGISTLETVTDWKARYRLRASVEELLAAKNRRYLDLARVSTRAYPEMRKFVELLATEGIPMAVASGSSREAIEAVLVGTGLDAHLRTVVSADEVDHGKPAPDVFLEAARRLGAEPADCVVLEDAAPGAAAAHAAGMRCVAIPYVAAQATAPEFATAGLLLSGGQTEFTARAAYEWLSAAGQP comes from the coding sequence ATGAGCAATCTCGGCGGCATCTCGATCATCTTCGATCTCGACGGAACGCTCGTGGACAGCGAGCCGAACTACTACGAAGCGGGTCGGCAGACCCTCGCCGAGCACGGCGTGCCGGACTTCTCCTGGGCCGAGCACGAGAGTTACGTCGGTATCAGCACCCTGGAGACGGTCACCGACTGGAAGGCGCGCTACAGGCTGCGGGCCTCGGTGGAGGAGCTCCTCGCCGCGAAGAACCGCCGCTATCTCGACCTCGCCCGCGTCTCCACGCGCGCGTACCCGGAGATGCGGAAGTTCGTGGAGCTGCTGGCCACCGAGGGCATCCCAATGGCAGTGGCGTCGGGGTCGTCGCGGGAGGCGATCGAGGCTGTGCTCGTAGGCACGGGCCTGGACGCCCACTTGCGCACAGTGGTCTCCGCGGACGAGGTCGACCACGGCAAGCCCGCCCCCGACGTCTTTCTGGAGGCCGCCCGCCGTCTGGGCGCCGAGCCGGCCGACTGTGTGGTCCTCGAGGACGCCGCCCCGGGCGCCGCCGCCGCGCACGCGGCCGGGATGCGGTGCGTCGCGATCCCGTACGTCGCCGCGCAGGCGACCGCGCCCGAGTTCGCGACCGCCGGGCTCCTGCTGTCCGGCGGTCAGACGGAGTTCACGGCGCGGGCGGCGTACGAATGGCTCAGCGCGGCCGGGCAACCCTGA
- a CDS encoding FUSC family protein has translation MLKRVFMAPDPGRARLRFAARAVLGIGLAVVVCGLAGHSLVGAVTGGLAALLALFTVTDSTVRGQAVTTALLPLVGLPVLAAAAELHDQPLARDLTFLAVVGAGVYARRWGPRGHSLGVFAFMTYFVAQFLQATPRHLPELYAAVLLSLLVAAAVRFGLWCYERRLPPAAVPAAPGGSGLARVTTRQAVQATVGAGFALVVGQLVSGERWYWAVGATWWVFVNTTSRGETLVRGFRRVLGTVIGIGLGLAIAVPVAGAPVPTAFILAVCVFGIFYTAAVSYTWMMLCVTLLAELLYGLLGVLDPALLALRLAETGVGALGAVLAVLFVLPVTTHAITDAWIQRALRCVHAATAEAAARLAGSTTADPAPRVAELEQLLGRVRLSVAPLVHPFNPMLGRKRRARRVLALLDDCAREIRGLVAVAADPVASHDARLAAACWRVEAAVEALTGGTDISTAPAEQPSAADPALTHLHGLERALADLATPLRTASGSPLVGA, from the coding sequence GTGCTGAAGAGGGTGTTCATGGCGCCGGACCCGGGCCGTGCGCGGCTGCGCTTCGCCGCGCGCGCCGTCCTCGGGATCGGTCTCGCGGTCGTCGTCTGCGGCCTCGCCGGGCACTCCCTCGTCGGCGCCGTCACCGGCGGCCTCGCCGCGCTGCTCGCCCTGTTCACGGTCACCGACTCCACGGTCCGCGGCCAGGCGGTCACCACCGCCCTGCTGCCCCTCGTCGGCCTGCCCGTGCTCGCCGCCGCGGCCGAGCTGCACGACCAGCCGCTCGCCCGCGACCTCACCTTCCTCGCGGTCGTCGGCGCGGGCGTGTACGCCCGCCGCTGGGGCCCGCGCGGGCACAGCCTCGGTGTCTTCGCATTCATGACGTACTTCGTGGCGCAGTTCCTCCAGGCGACCCCGCGCCACCTCCCCGAGCTCTACGCCGCCGTACTCCTGTCCCTCCTGGTAGCCGCTGCGGTGCGCTTCGGCCTGTGGTGCTACGAGCGCCGTCTGCCCCCGGCCGCCGTGCCCGCCGCGCCGGGCGGCTCGGGCCTTGCCCGTGTGACCACGCGCCAGGCCGTCCAGGCCACCGTCGGCGCGGGCTTCGCGCTCGTGGTGGGCCAGCTGGTCTCCGGCGAGCGTTGGTACTGGGCCGTCGGCGCGACCTGGTGGGTCTTCGTCAACACCACCTCCCGCGGCGAGACCCTGGTCCGCGGCTTCCGCCGGGTTCTCGGCACGGTGATCGGCATCGGCCTCGGCCTGGCGATCGCGGTCCCCGTGGCCGGCGCGCCCGTGCCCACGGCCTTCATCCTCGCCGTCTGCGTCTTCGGCATCTTCTACACGGCGGCGGTCTCGTACACCTGGATGATGCTCTGCGTCACGCTCCTCGCCGAGCTCCTCTACGGCCTGCTCGGCGTCCTCGATCCCGCGCTGCTGGCGCTGCGGCTCGCGGAGACCGGGGTGGGCGCGCTCGGCGCTGTGCTCGCCGTGCTGTTCGTGCTGCCCGTCACCACCCACGCCATCACCGACGCCTGGATCCAGCGCGCCCTGCGCTGCGTCCACGCCGCGACCGCCGAGGCCGCCGCCCGCCTCGCGGGCTCCACGACCGCCGACCCGGCCCCCCGGGTGGCCGAACTGGAGCAGCTCCTCGGCCGGGTACGGCTGTCGGTCGCCCCGCTGGTCCACCCGTTCAACCCGATGCTGGGCCGCAAGCGCCGAGCCCGCCGGGTCCTCGCCCTGCTCGACGACTGCGCCCGCGAGATCCGCGGCCTGGTCGCGGTGGCCGCCGACCCCGTGGCCTCCCACGACGCCCGCCTCGCCGCCGCGTGCTGGCGCGTCGAGGCCGCGGTCGAGGCGCTCACCGGCGGTACGGACATCAGCACCGCGCCCGCCGAGCAGCCGTCGGCGGCAGATCCCGCGCTGACCCATCTGCACGGCCTGGAACGGGCCCTGGCGGATCTGGCGACACCGCTCAGGACGGCTTCGGGGTCTCCGCTGGTGGGTGCCTGA
- a CDS encoding LysR family substrate-binding domain-containing protein: MTGSEAPPSFRLAYVPGVTPSKWVRIWNERYPGVPLELLPVTAAEAPEVLRNGGADAGFVRLPVDRTFFSAIPLYSETTVVVVPKDHAAAAVEEVTAEDLADEVVFHPLDDVLGWEQPPGQPGFERPATTADAIELVAAGVGLLVVPQSLARLHHRKDLTYRTLVDAPQSDIALSWPEEATTDLVEDFIGVVRGRTANSTRGRSTPQPQEQPKRKRPEGGDGRRKPAAGKGQRAGGGSGKGGAGAGKGGGARRAGKPRRRS; this comes from the coding sequence GTGACAGGCTCGGAAGCACCCCCATCGTTCCGGCTCGCGTACGTTCCCGGAGTGACACCCTCGAAGTGGGTGCGGATCTGGAACGAGCGCTACCCCGGTGTCCCTCTGGAGCTCCTCCCGGTCACCGCGGCCGAGGCGCCCGAGGTGTTGCGGAATGGTGGCGCCGACGCCGGTTTCGTCCGGCTGCCGGTCGACCGTACGTTCTTCAGCGCGATCCCCCTCTACTCCGAGACCACCGTCGTCGTGGTGCCCAAGGACCACGCCGCGGCGGCCGTGGAGGAGGTCACCGCGGAGGATCTCGCCGACGAGGTCGTCTTCCATCCGCTGGACGACGTGCTCGGCTGGGAGCAGCCGCCGGGACAGCCCGGTTTCGAGCGCCCCGCCACCACCGCGGACGCCATCGAGCTCGTCGCGGCGGGCGTCGGCCTCCTGGTCGTCCCCCAGTCGCTGGCCCGCCTCCACCACCGCAAGGACCTCACCTACCGCACCCTGGTGGACGCCCCCCAGTCGGACATCGCCCTGTCCTGGCCGGAGGAGGCCACCACCGACCTCGTCGAGGACTTCATCGGCGTCGTCCGCGGGCGCACGGCGAACAGCACCCGGGGCCGCTCCACTCCCCAGCCCCAGGAGCAGCCGAAGCGCAAGCGCCCCGAAGGCGGCGACGGCCGCCGCAAGCCCGCCGCCGGCAAGGGACAGCGGGCCGGCGGCGGGTCGGGCAAGGGCGGCGCGGGTGCGGGCAAGGGCGGTGGCGCCCGGCGCGCCGGCAAGCCCCGCCGCCGGTCGTAG
- a CDS encoding DUF5997 family protein: MTSHQTTQTMKPATAAKKLGVYLEATPAEFQEGVVSRAELNALQADPPEWLRELRAKGPHPRPVVAAKLGVSIAGLARGGVTEPLTTEQIEALKQEQPEWLQKERATQAEVRKETVRIKEKQAERAARQDS; this comes from the coding sequence ATGACGTCGCACCAGACCACCCAGACGATGAAGCCCGCCACCGCGGCCAAGAAGCTGGGTGTGTACCTCGAGGCCACCCCCGCCGAGTTCCAGGAGGGCGTGGTCTCGCGCGCCGAGCTGAACGCCCTCCAGGCGGACCCGCCCGAGTGGCTGCGTGAGCTGCGCGCCAAGGGCCCGCACCCCCGTCCGGTGGTCGCGGCGAAGCTCGGCGTCTCCATCGCGGGCCTCGCCCGGGGCGGGGTCACCGAGCCGCTCACCACCGAGCAGATCGAGGCGCTGAAGCAGGAGCAGCCCGAGTGGCTGCAGAAGGAGCGCGCCACGCAGGCCGAAGTCCGCAAGGAGACGGTCCGCATCAAGGAGAAGCAGGCCGAACGGGCGGCCCGACAGGACTCCTGA
- a CDS encoding Lrp/AsnC family transcriptional regulator: protein MAVDELDTRILRLLLEQPRTSVREYARILGIARGTLQARLDRLERDGVITGTGPALSPGALGHPVLAFVHIEVTQGHLDDVGDALAAVPEIVEAFSITGGGDLLTRVVARDNAHLEDVIQKLISLPGVVRTRTEVALRERVAYRLLPLVEAVGRSARR from the coding sequence ATGGCCGTGGACGAGCTCGACACCCGCATCCTGCGGCTGCTGCTGGAGCAGCCGCGCACCAGCGTGCGCGAGTACGCCCGCATCCTCGGGATCGCCCGCGGCACTCTCCAGGCCCGGCTCGACCGGCTGGAACGGGACGGCGTGATCACCGGCACCGGCCCCGCCCTCTCCCCCGGCGCCCTCGGCCACCCGGTGCTCGCGTTCGTGCACATCGAGGTCACCCAGGGCCACCTCGACGACGTGGGCGACGCGCTGGCCGCCGTACCGGAGATCGTGGAGGCGTTCTCGATCACGGGCGGCGGGGATCTGCTGACCCGGGTGGTGGCGCGGGACAACGCGCACCTGGAGGACGTGATCCAGAAGCTGATCAGCCTGCCCGGCGTGGTGCGCACGCGTACCGAGGTGGCCCTGCGCGAGCGGGTGGCGTACCGGCTGCTGCCGCTGGTGGAGGCGGTGGGCCGTTCGGCCCGCAGGTGA
- a CDS encoding helix-turn-helix domain-containing protein: MTLRIDISGLASERVRFAASPLAELTAMLHVLAEPGHHPQLAGWAGDVWAGLRPELAERLREAEFLWRSSQADFLIPARPRPTLAEELDDLDRIDDETYVTAALVTTCGSNRVHFGAPSPLTDTTARERALDLAQARGAQQEAFAERLLADPAAVRARVRHTLEQCAEAFFDAAWTGVAVQLATDLRLKNDLLKRQGVRAALASVSGAVTLAPDGDCIIVDKLQDKATAARGTGVTFIPSVFGSPHLVAVHAPGWQPVVQYPVAEPSPSEPVSLDTVTLRLEALAHPVRLRLLRTLARGPHTTRELAHAWELTPPEVSRHLAVLRRAGLLTSRRQGRYVRYSLNLPDLTTLGTDLLAAVLR; encoded by the coding sequence GTGACCTTGAGGATCGACATCAGCGGACTGGCGTCCGAGCGAGTGCGGTTCGCCGCCTCCCCGCTGGCCGAGCTGACCGCGATGCTGCACGTGCTGGCCGAACCCGGGCATCATCCGCAGCTCGCCGGCTGGGCCGGGGACGTCTGGGCCGGGCTGCGGCCGGAGCTGGCCGAGCGGCTCAGGGAAGCGGAGTTCCTCTGGCGTTCCTCACAGGCCGACTTCCTGATCCCCGCCCGGCCCCGGCCGACCCTCGCCGAGGAGCTGGACGACCTGGACCGGATCGACGACGAGACGTACGTGACCGCCGCGCTCGTCACCACGTGCGGCAGCAACCGGGTCCACTTCGGCGCGCCGTCGCCGCTCACCGACACGACCGCGCGCGAACGGGCCCTGGACCTGGCCCAGGCCCGCGGCGCGCAGCAGGAGGCCTTCGCGGAACGACTGCTCGCGGACCCGGCCGCGGTGCGGGCGCGGGTGCGCCACACTCTCGAACAGTGCGCCGAGGCCTTCTTCGACGCCGCCTGGACGGGCGTCGCCGTGCAGTTGGCCACCGATCTGCGCCTGAAGAACGACCTGCTGAAGCGGCAGGGCGTCAGGGCGGCCCTCGCCTCGGTCTCCGGCGCGGTCACCCTGGCACCGGACGGCGACTGCATCATCGTGGACAAGCTGCAGGACAAGGCGACCGCCGCCCGCGGCACCGGCGTCACCTTCATCCCCAGTGTCTTCGGCAGCCCGCACCTGGTGGCGGTCCACGCGCCCGGGTGGCAGCCGGTGGTGCAGTACCCCGTGGCCGAGCCGAGTCCGTCGGAGCCGGTGTCGCTGGACACGGTCACCCTCCGGCTGGAGGCTCTCGCGCATCCGGTACGGCTGCGGCTGCTGCGCACCCTCGCCCGCGGCCCGCACACCACCCGTGAGCTGGCCCATGCCTGGGAACTCACGCCCCCGGAGGTCTCCCGCCACCTCGCGGTGCTACGCCGCGCGGGCCTGCTCACGTCCCGGCGGCAGGGCCGTTACGTCCGCTACAGCCTCAACCTGCCCGATCTGACGACGCTGGGCACCGATCTGTTGGCGGCGGTACTGCGCTGA
- a CDS encoding MFS transporter, with protein MATITKIQPRALVRASGGPRYAVALAVDALGTGLLRPFLLLYGVTVLRLSAPTTGIAMTVGIVAGLVCMPAVGRWLDRGARSTVVAASMLVRVVGVALLLATPAGRAWQFAAAALFLGIGNQAWPAAHAALVATVAHGRERDAALAAGRALRNAGLGVGALIATVCLAGGTTALQALAAVTGLAYLTAAALVWSVHLHARPAAAPAEERDDVPAPRMRALLAANVVYVFCLNVPEIALPLVLVTQLHASPVWSAAIFVANTVLVVTLQVPLTVLLSRYSRRTVLAFSGVVLTASYLGFLAATSLGHGWAAPAVAAVSVLCTLGEIVYAGSATALVTALAPPRLLGRTLARFELSTGFGLAVSPAAITALAPYGPTALWGSLAAATLVSASAVATEKDGSARRTSPHVGDLV; from the coding sequence ATGGCAACCATCACCAAGATCCAGCCCCGCGCCCTCGTCCGCGCCTCCGGAGGTCCCCGCTATGCCGTCGCCCTGGCCGTGGACGCGCTCGGCACCGGCCTGCTACGGCCCTTCCTGCTGCTCTACGGGGTGACGGTGCTGCGGCTGTCCGCGCCGACCACCGGCATCGCCATGACGGTCGGCATCGTCGCGGGTCTGGTGTGCATGCCCGCGGTGGGCCGATGGCTGGACCGGGGCGCGCGCAGCACGGTCGTGGCAGCGTCGATGCTGGTGCGGGTGGTGGGCGTGGCGCTGCTGCTGGCCACCCCGGCCGGGCGCGCCTGGCAGTTCGCGGCGGCGGCGCTCTTCCTCGGTATCGGCAACCAGGCATGGCCGGCCGCCCACGCGGCCCTCGTGGCCACGGTCGCCCACGGCCGGGAACGTGATGCCGCCCTCGCGGCAGGCCGCGCCCTGCGCAACGCCGGCTTGGGCGTGGGCGCGCTCATAGCCACCGTGTGCCTTGCGGGCGGCACCACCGCGTTGCAGGCGCTGGCCGCGGTCACCGGGCTCGCCTACCTCACCGCGGCGGCCCTGGTGTGGTCGGTCCACCTGCACGCGCGCCCCGCCGCCGCCCCGGCCGAGGAACGGGACGACGTTCCCGCACCCCGGATGCGCGCGCTGCTCGCCGCCAACGTGGTCTACGTCTTCTGCCTCAACGTCCCCGAAATCGCGCTCCCCCTGGTCCTGGTGACCCAGCTGCATGCGTCCCCGGTCTGGTCGGCGGCCATCTTCGTGGCCAACACGGTGCTGGTGGTCACCCTCCAGGTCCCGCTCACCGTCCTGCTGTCCCGCTACTCCCGGCGGACCGTGCTGGCCTTCTCCGGAGTGGTGCTCACCGCGTCCTACCTCGGCTTCCTCGCGGCCACCTCGCTGGGACACGGCTGGGCCGCCCCCGCCGTCGCCGCGGTGTCCGTGCTCTGCACCCTCGGCGAGATCGTCTACGCAGGCAGCGCCACCGCGCTGGTCACCGCTCTCGCCCCGCCCCGGCTCCTGGGCCGGACCCTCGCCCGCTTCGAACTCTCCACAGGCTTCGGCCTCGCCGTCTCCCCGGCTGCCATCACCGCTCTCGCCCCGTACGGCCCGACCGCCCTGTGGGGCAGCCTCGCCGCCGCGACACTCGTCTCCGCGTCCGCTGTCGCCACCGAGAAGGACGGTTCAGCGCGGCGCACGTCGCCGCATGTGGGTGACTTGGTCTAG